In a single window of the Dreissena polymorpha isolate Duluth1 chromosome 3, UMN_Dpol_1.0, whole genome shotgun sequence genome:
- the LOC127871831 gene encoding multiple epidermal growth factor-like domains protein 10 isoform X2 produces MDLRLQTYWVLLVASSVVRACRLNDNPSLGNISERLVNNIAPEDFLNDFQLNVGWYRATKNGRLYTLADTSNNISYGNCGTFYPIYLKDLHPNLSSIHFDYTDVKACVYDDPEDCSVEYNLRIRRCGLDVEYYLQSSVPYSAYCLVQPCEQGFYGPDCQHACQCKVPGTHVCFPDTGECECHVGFHGPLCANDVDECSTGTHNCSRDMVCYNTLGSYKCLCRDGLIFHNANDKCIHPECFNDTYGIGCSLRCQCNTEHSIQHKVNQWCNPVLGHCTCKQGWTGFACDADIDECKDNGDCTKVNSVCKNIPGIFSCECKEGYSDVGGECVSEPTSNYTAVITSVSVILVASLILAASIALWKCKGKQMTKRTAPYTCADTVDSSIDLHSNDYSCIGEIGKLQSASNHMYNGYLQAPGNAHMDPLKNVFIVGDNICSSPYAKCAYQSDCPDEHVYLSLQTQSK; encoded by the exons ATGGATTTAAGACTGCAGACATACTGGGTTCTTTTAGTGGCGTCTTCTGTTG TTCGTGCATGTCGGTTAAACGATAACCCATCACTCGGTAATATATCGGAGAGGCTTGTAAACAACATCGCACCTGAAGATTTTCTCAACGATTTCCAACTGAATGTAGGGTGGTATCGGGCTACGAAAAATGGGAGACTGTACACATTGGCCGATACCTCAAACAATATATCATATGGAAATTGTGGAACCTTTTATCCAATTTACTTGAAAG ACTTACACCCGAATCTCTCGTCAATACACTTCGATTACACTGACGTAAAGGCATGTGTCTATGATGACCCAGAAGACTGCAGCGTGGAATACAATTTACGTATTCGAAGATGTGGCCTGGACGTAGAGTACTATCTTCAAAGCTCTGTTCCGTATTCGGCGTATTGTTTAG TGCAGCCGTGTGAACAAGGGTTTTATGGCCCCGATTGTCAACATGCGTGCCAATGTAAAGTGCCTGGGACACACGTCTGCTTCCCGGATACGGGAGAATGTGAATGTCACGTTGGATTTCATGGTCCATTGTGCGCAAACGACGTGGACGAATGCTCGACTGGCACACATAATTGTTCAAGAGATATGGTCTGCTACAACACACTGGGCTCGTATAAATGTCTGTGTCGAGACGGTTTGATTTTTCACAATGCCAATGACAAGTGCATCCACCCAG AATGTTTCAATGACACCTACGGAATTGGTTGCTCATTAAGATGCCAATGTAATACAGAACACAGTATCCAACACAAAGTCAACCAATGGTGTAACCCAGTACTTGGCCATTGCACCTGCAAACAAGGATGGACGGGATTCGCGTGCGATGCTGATATCGACGAATGCAAGGACAACGGAGATTGCACTAAGGTTAATAGTGTCTGCAAGAACATTCCCGGTATATTTTCATGTGAATGTAAAGAAGGCTACTCAGATGTAGGAGGGGAATGCGTAAGTG AACCTACATCTAATTATACAGCAGTGATTACATCAGTTTCCGTCATTCTTGTCGCAAGTTTGATTCTCGCCGCCAGCATTGCTCTGTGGAAATGCAAAG gcaAACAAATGACAAAGAGAACAGCTCCTTATAC ATGCGCAGATACTGTTGATAGTTCGATCGACCTCCACTCGAACGACTATAGCTGTATCGGCGAAATCGGAAAGTTACAGTCAGCTTCCAACCACATGTACAATGGATACCTTCAAGCACCTGGAAATGCCCACATGGATCCGTTGAAGAACGTGTTTATAGTTGGCGATAACATCTGCTCATCGCCTTACGCCAAATGTGCTTATCAATCAGATTGTCCGGATGAACACGTTTACCTATCTCTCCAAACACAGAGCAAATAA
- the LOC127871831 gene encoding fibrillin-2-like isoform X1 encodes MDLRLQTYWVLLVASSVVRACRLNDNPSLGNISERLVNNIAPEDFLNDFQLNVGWYRATKNGRLYTLADTSNNISYGNCGTFYPIYLKDLHPNLSSIHFDYTDVKACVYDDPEDCSVEYNLRIRRCGLDVEYYLQSSVPYSAYCLVQQCEQGFYGPDCQHACQCKAPGTHLCFPDTGECECNVGFHGPYCENDVDECSTGTHNCSRDMVCYNTLGSYKCLCRDGMTFDNARGKCIYPVRSCRLNDNPSLGNISERLVNNTAADDFLNDFQLNVGWYRATKNGRLYTLADTSSNLSYGICGTFYPIYLKDVHPNLSSLHFDYTDVKACVYDDMEDCSIEYDLRIRRCGFELEYYLQSGVPNSAYCLVQPCEQGFYGPDCQHACQCKVPGTHVCFPDTGECECHVGFHGPLCANDVDECSTGTHNCSRDMVCYNTLGSYKCLCRDGLIFHNANDKCIHPECFNDTYGIGCSLRCQCNTEHSIQHKVNQWCNPVLGHCTCKQGWTGFACDADIDECKDNGDCTKVNSVCKNIPGIFSCECKEGYSDVGGECVSEPTSNYTAVITSVSVILVASLILAASIALWKCKGKQMTKRTAPYTCADTVDSSIDLHSNDYSCIGEIGKLQSASNHMYNGYLQAPGNAHMDPLKNVFIVGDNICSSPYAKCAYQSDCPDEHVYLSLQTQSK; translated from the exons ATGGATTTAAGACTGCAGACATACTGGGTTCTTTTAGTGGCGTCTTCTGTTG TTCGTGCATGTCGGTTAAACGATAACCCATCACTCGGTAATATATCGGAGAGGCTTGTAAACAACATCGCACCTGAAGATTTTCTCAACGATTTCCAACTGAATGTAGGGTGGTATCGGGCTACGAAAAATGGGAGACTGTACACATTGGCCGATACCTCAAACAATATATCATATGGAAATTGTGGAACCTTTTATCCAATTTACTTGAAAG ACTTACACCCGAATCTCTCGTCAATACACTTCGATTACACTGACGTAAAGGCATGTGTCTATGATGACCCAGAAGACTGCAGCGTGGAATACAATTTACGTATTCGAAGATGTGGCCTGGACGTAGAGTACTATCTTCAAAGCTCTGTTCCGTATTCGGCGTATTGTTTAG tGCAGCAATGTGAACAAGGGTTTTATGGCCCCGATTGTCAACACGCATGCCAGTGTAAAGCGCCTGGGACACATCTTTGCTTCCCGGATACGGGAGAATGTGAGTGTAACGTTGGATTCCATGGTCCATATTGCGAAAACGACGTGGACGAATGCTCGACTGGCACACATAATTGTTCAAGAGATATGGTCTGCTACAACACACTGGGCTCGTATAAATGTCTATGTCGAGATGGTATGACTTTTGACAATGCACGTGGCAAGTGCATCTATCCAG TTCGTTCGTGTCGGTTAAACGATAACCCATCACTCGGTAATATATCGGAGAGGCTTGTCAACAACACCGCAGCTGACGATTTCCTCAACGATTTCCAACTGAATGTAGGGTGGTATCGGGCTACGAAAAATGGGAGACTGTACACATTGGCCGATACATCAAGCAATTTATCATATGGAATTTGTGGAACCTTCTATCCAATTTACTTGAAAG ACGTACATCCTAATCTCTCGTCATTACACTTCGATTACACTGATGTAAAGGCGTGCGTCTATGATGACATGGAAGACTGCAGCATTGAATACGATTTACGTATTCGAAGATGTGGCTTTGAGTTGGAGTACTATCTTCAAAGCGGCGTCCCGAATTCGGCGTATTGTTTAG TGCAGCCGTGTGAACAAGGGTTTTATGGCCCCGATTGTCAACATGCGTGCCAATGTAAAGTGCCTGGGACACACGTCTGCTTCCCGGATACGGGAGAATGTGAATGTCACGTTGGATTTCATGGTCCATTGTGCGCAAACGACGTGGACGAATGCTCGACTGGCACACATAATTGTTCAAGAGATATGGTCTGCTACAACACACTGGGCTCGTATAAATGTCTGTGTCGAGACGGTTTGATTTTTCACAATGCCAATGACAAGTGCATCCACCCAG AATGTTTCAATGACACCTACGGAATTGGTTGCTCATTAAGATGCCAATGTAATACAGAACACAGTATCCAACACAAAGTCAACCAATGGTGTAACCCAGTACTTGGCCATTGCACCTGCAAACAAGGATGGACGGGATTCGCGTGCGATGCTGATATCGACGAATGCAAGGACAACGGAGATTGCACTAAGGTTAATAGTGTCTGCAAGAACATTCCCGGTATATTTTCATGTGAATGTAAAGAAGGCTACTCAGATGTAGGAGGGGAATGCGTAAGTG AACCTACATCTAATTATACAGCAGTGATTACATCAGTTTCCGTCATTCTTGTCGCAAGTTTGATTCTCGCCGCCAGCATTGCTCTGTGGAAATGCAAAG gcaAACAAATGACAAAGAGAACAGCTCCTTATAC ATGCGCAGATACTGTTGATAGTTCGATCGACCTCCACTCGAACGACTATAGCTGTATCGGCGAAATCGGAAAGTTACAGTCAGCTTCCAACCACATGTACAATGGATACCTTCAAGCACCTGGAAATGCCCACATGGATCCGTTGAAGAACGTGTTTATAGTTGGCGATAACATCTGCTCATCGCCTTACGCCAAATGTGCTTATCAATCAGATTGTCCGGATGAACACGTTTACCTATCTCTCCAAACACAGAGCAAATAA